One Oreochromis niloticus isolate F11D_XX unplaced genomic scaffold, O_niloticus_UMD_NMBU tig00000098_pilon, whole genome shotgun sequence DNA segment encodes these proteins:
- the LOC109200678 gene encoding ladderlectin-like: protein MKLLTVSALLCAMIALTTAANEVGKDGSESNPQGEHLVEKRSTCFRDFWGWTKYGNQYFQFFPNQLTWAQAQRHCQALNANLASVRNLGEYQAIQRVILNGARNNVPTWIGGSDAQEEGYWFWIDGTRFTYANWCQGEPNNVGGRENCLHMNWTGNLCMNDIPCNARYPFVCARKVRRSLE from the exons ATGAAGCTGCTGACTGTGTCTGCACTTCTTTGTGCAATGATCGCTCTGACCACTGCTGCGA ATGAAGTGGGTAAGGATGGGTCTGAATCAAATCCCCAAG GAGAGCATCTTGTAGAGAAGAGATCTACATGTTTCAGGGATTTCTGGGGTTGGACTAAATATGGAAACCAATACTTTCAGTTCTTTCCCAATCAACTGACTTGGGCTCAGGCACAG AGACACTGTCAGGCCCTGAATGCAAATCTGGCATCTGTGCGCAACCTTGGAGAATACCAAGCGATTCAGAGGGTCATATTAAATGGTGCTCGTAATAATGTCCCTACATGGATTGGAGGTTCAGATGCTCAAGAG gAGGGTTATTGGTTTTGGATTGATGGAACCCGTTTCACATATGCAAACTGGTGTCAAGGAGAGCCTAACAATGTCGGGGGCAGAGAGAACTGCCTGCATATGAATTGGACAG GAAACCTCTGTATGAATGACATACCCTGTAACGCCAGATACCCATTTGTCTGCGCCAGGAAAGTCAGACGATCTCTGGAATGA
- the LOC109200679 gene encoding ladderlectin-like has protein sequence MKLLTVSALLCAMIALTTAANEVGKDGSESNPQGEHLVEKRSTCFRDFWGWTKYGNQYFQFFPNQLTWAQAQRHCQALNANLASVRNLGEYQAIQRVILNGARNNVPTWIGGSDAQEEGYWFWIDGTRFTYANWCQGEPNNVGGRENCLHMNWTGNLCMNDIPCNARYPFVCARKVRRSLE, from the exons ATGAAGCTGCTGACTGTGTCTGCACTTCTTTGTGCAATGATCGCTCTGACCACTGCTGCGA ATGAAGTGGGTAAGGATGGGTCTGAATCAAATCCCCAAG GAGAGCATCTTGTAGAGAAGAGATCTACATGTTTCAGGGATTTCTGGGGTTGGACTAAATATGGAAACCAATACTTTCAGTTCTTTCCCAATCAACTGACTTGGGCTCAGGCACAG AGACACTGTCAGGCCCTGAATGCAAATCTGGCATCTGTGCGCAACCTTGGAGAGTACCAAGCGATTCAGAGGGTCATATTAAATGGTGCTCGTAATAATGTCCCTACATGGATTGGAGGTTCAGATGCTCAAGAG gAGGGTTATTGGTTTTGGATTGATGGAACCCGTTTCACATATGCAAACTGGTGTCAAGGAGAGCCTAACAATGTCGGGGGCAGAGAGAACTGCCTGCATATGAATTGGACAG GAAACCTCTGTATGAATGACATACCCTGTAACGCCAGATACCCATTTGTCTGCGCCAGGAAAGTCAGACGATCTCTGGAATGA